A segment of the Streptomyces sp. NBC_00376 genome:
GCGTCTCCACGGACGCGCTGCGGGCATCGCTGGAGAAGGCGCTGCCCGACCGGGCCCGTGGCGACCGTGACGTCCGGGTGCTCACCGGCCAGGAGCGCGGGCAGGCCGAACACCCTGACGCGCTCGGCGCCCGCGGTGAACTGCTGCCGCTGCTGGCCTCGATCACGGGCACGGTCTTCATGGTGGCGCTCCTGGTGATCGCCACCACCATCTCCCAGGCGGTCCACCAGCGCGCCGGTGAGCTGGCACTGCTGCGTGCGGTGGGGGCGACGCCGCGTCAGCTCAGGTCGGCGGTCGGCCGCGAGGTGAGCCGGGTGGCCGGGGCTGCGGCGGTGCTGGGCGGGGTCGCCGCGGTGCCGTTGGGGCTGCTGATGCGGTCGCTGCTGACGACGGACCCGCTGCCGCTGCCGGTACCGGTGTGGCTGCCGTTCGCCGCGAGCGCCGCGGCCGCTGTGCTCGTCGCGCTCGCCGCCCGGCCGGTGGCGGTCCTCGCCGCCAGGGGCGTCACCGGGCTGCGGCCCGCCGCCGCGCTGGGCGCGGCCCGTGCGCCCGAGCCCGGCGAGCCGGGGCGGGTGCGCACGGCCGCCGGGGCGGTGCTGGCCATGGGCGGCGTGAGCGCGGCCGGTGCGGCGACGGCACAGGGCGGGCAGGCCGCCGCGGTGGCCGCGTCGGGTGCGGCCACCTCGCTGATCATCGCGGTGGCGCTGCTCGGTCCGTGGATCGCCCGGGTGGCGACGCGGGTCCTCGGCACGCCGGTGCGGCGCGCCGGCGGGGTCTCGGGCTTCCTCGCCGCCAGGTCCGCCGCCGCGCACCATCGGCGCCTGGGAGCGGCGATCACCCCGATCGTGCTGGTGGTGGCGTTCGTCTGCGTGCAGTTGGCGGCGGGCTCGACGCTGGAACGGGCCGCCGACCGGCAGGCCGCCGCCGCGCTCCGGGCCGACCTGGTGGTGACGGGCCCGGCCGCCGGGCTGCCGGCCGGTACGGCGCGCGCCGTGCGCGAGGCTCCCGGGGTGAAGGCGGCGACCGGTGTACTGCGCTCCGGCGTCGTGCTCGCCCACCGCGAGATGGGCGATCCGAAGCTGGACCGGTTCCCCGTGCTGGGTGTGACGGCGGACCAGCTGTCCGGCACGCTCGACCCGCGCGTCACGGCGGGCGATCCGGCGGACCTCACCGGCAGGGGCACGGTGGCGGTCGGCGAGGACCGGGCGTCCGATCTCGGTGTCGGCATCGGTGACTCGGTGGAGCTCCGTCTCGGCGACGGCACCGAGGTACGGCTGCGGGTGGTGGCGCTCTACGAACGGGCCCTGGGGCTCGGTGAGTTCATGCTGCCGCGCGAGGCACTGGCAGGACACGTATCGGTCCCGCGCGACCAGCGGATCCTGGTCCGTTCGGCGGACGGCGGGGCGGCCCCGGCCGTACGACGCGCTCTCGCCGCGTACCCGGGTGTGCGGGTGCGGCCCGCGACGGCCGACGACGTACGGATCGCACCACCGTCCTCGGACCGGGACAACGCCATGGTCATCATCGGGGTCGGGGTGATCGGTGGCTTCGCCCTGCTCGCGGTGGTCAGCACGCTGTCCCTGATCACGGTGGGCCGCCGCCCCGAGTTCCGCCTGCTGCGGACGGTCGGTGCGGGCCGACGTCAGGTGCGGCGGATGCTGGTGCTGGAGACGGGTCTTGTGGCGGTGGCCGGGCTGGCGATCGGCACGCTGGTCGCGGCGGTCCCGCTGCTGGCGTTCGCGTTGTCGGTGACCGGTTCGGTGCCGTATCTGCCACCGGCCCGGTACGGGATGCTCGCGCTGGCCGTGACGGTGGCGGCGGGTGCGGGGGCGCTCGGGCCCGGCTGGTCCGGCGGCGGCCGGTCCGTACTCGGGCGGCGGGCGTGAGGGCGGCCGCCCCGACGCGTCACGGCGACGCGGGCAGGGGCAGCGCCCCCTCCCGTGCCGCCGCCGCGGCAAGCGCGTCGAGCACCGGGGCGATCAGCGGATGCCCCTCCGCCCCGTGCCGCACCGCGGCGAAGACCCGGCGGGTCGGCGCGCTGCCCTCCACCGGCCGCACCACCACTCCGGTCAGCTCCATCCCCAGCAGCGCCGACCGCGGCACCAGCGCCACCCCGGCGCCCGCCCCGGCCAGCGCGACCACCGCGCGGAAGTCGTCCGAGGAGTGTTCCATCCTGGGCTGGAAGCCGGCGAACTCGCAGGACAGGACCACCACGTCGTGGCAGGGGTTGCCGGGGTACGGGCCGATCCACGCGTCCTTCTCCAGGTCCGCGATCGCCACCTGGTCCCGGCCGGCCAGCGGATGCCCGACCGGCAGCACCGCGTCGAACGGTTCGGAGTACAGGGGCACCCGGGTCAGCCGCCGGTCGTCCTCGTCCGGGGCACCCCGGTACTCGACGGCGACCGCCACATCGACCTGCCGGTCGAGCACCATCGGCACGCTCGCGTCGCCCTCGGCGTCCTGGACCCGGACCCGGATGCCGGGCGCGGTGCGGGTCAGTGCGGCGATCGCGGGGGCGAGGACCAGGCCGATGCCGGTGGCGAACGCGGCGACGGTGACCGTACCCGCGTCCCCCGAGCTGTAGGCGGCGAGCTCCGCCTCGGCCCGTTCCAGCTGGGCCAGCACCGCGTTGGTGTGGGTCAGCAGGATCTCCCCGGCGGGCGTGAGCCGGGCACCGCGCGCGCCCCGTTCGACGAGCCGGTGGCCGGTCTCCTGCTCCAGCGCGGCAAGCTGCTGGGAGACCGCGGAGGGGGTGAGATACAGCGCGGCGGCGGCTGCGGTCACCGTGCGGTGGTCGGCCACCGCACGGAGGATGCGCAGCCGCCGTGAATCGATCATGTGACCCATTGTCCCAGGTCATGGGTGGAACCCCGCCGCCCGGCCGGGGCGCCCGGCCGGGCCCCGGGTGCTACTCCCCCAGCGCGGCCCGCGCGTCGACGAACGCGTCCACGGCCCGGTTCACGTCCTGTGTGGAGTGCGCGGCGGAGAGCTGGACGCGGATGCGGGCCGCGCCCTGCGGGACGACCGGGTAGGAGAACCCGATCACGTACACACCGCGCTCCAGGAGGAGCTCCGCCATCCGGCCTGCCTTCGCCGCGTCCCCGATCATGACGGGGGCGATGGCGTGGTCGCCGGGCAGAATGTCGAAGCCCTCCTCGGTCATCCGGGTACGGAAGAGCGCGGTGTTGGCGTTGAGCTGCTCGCGCAGGTCGCCGGCGGCCTCCAGCAGGTCGAGGACCTTGAGCGAGGCGGCCGCGATGACCGGGGCGAGGGAGTTGGAGAAGAGGTACGGGCGGGAGCGCTGGCGCAGCAGCGCGACGATCTCGGCACGGGCCGCGACATAGCCGCCGGACGCGCCGCCGAGCGCCTTGCCGAGGGTGCCGGTGATGATGTCGACCCGGTCCATCACGTCGTGCAGCTCCGGCGTGCCGCGGCCGCCGGGGCCGACGAAGCCGACGGCGTGCGAGTCGTCGACCATGACCATGGCGTCGTAGCGCTCGGCCAGGTCGCAGATCTCGCGCAGCGGCGCGACGTACCCGTCCATGGAGAACACGCCGTCGGTGACGACGAGCCTGCGCCGGGCGCCGGACGCCTCCTTGAGCTGCTTCTCCAGGTCCGCCATGTCGCGGTTGGCGTAGCGGAACCGCTTGGCCTTGGAGAGGCGGATGCCGTCGATGATGGAGGCGTGGTTGAGGGCGTCGGAGATGACCGCGTCCTCCGGGCCGAGGACGGTCTCGAAGACACCGCCGTTGGCGTCGAAGCAGGAGGAGTAGAGGATCGTGTCCTCCTGGCCGAGGAACGTGGAGAGCCGCTGCTCCAGTTCCTTGTGGACCTCCTGGGTGCCGCAGATGAAGCGGACCGAGGCCATGCCGTAGCCCCAGCGGTCCAGCGCCTGGTGGGCGGCGGCGATCACGTCGGGGTGGTCGGCGAGGCCCAGATAGTTGTTGGCGCAGAAGTTGAGCACCTCACCGGGGCGGCCGCCCGCGGTGACGGCGACCGACGCGGACTGCGGGGTGCCGATCACGCGCTCGGGCTTGTGCAGTCCGGCGGCCTCGATCTCTTCGAGGGTGGTGCGCATGTCGTCGCGTACGGAGTCGAACATGAGGGGTGTCTCCCAGCTGTCTACGGGGGCGTCGGGTCAGGAGGTCCAGTCGAGGATGACCTTGCCGCCGCGGCCGCTCGCCGCGTCGTCGAAGGCCGCTTCGAAGTCTCGGTAGCCGTACCGGCCGGTGATCACGGGGGCGAGGTCGAGGCCGCCCTCCAGCAGTACGGACATGGCGTACCAGGTCTCGTACATCTCGCGGCCGTAGATGCCCTTGATGGTGATCATCGAGGTGACGATGCGGGACCAGTCGACGGCGAATTCCTCGGACGGCAGTCCGAGCATGGCGATCCGGCCGCCGTGCGTCATGTTCTCGATCATGTGGCGCATCGCCTCGGGCCGCCCGGACATCTCCAGGCCGACGTCGAAGCCCTCGCGCAGTCCGAGTCGCTTCTGCCCTTCGAAGATGGTCTCCTCGCTGACGTTGAGGGCGAGGCTGACGCCGATCTTCCGGGCCAGTTCCAGCCGGGGCTCGCTGACGTCGGTGATGACGACGTGACGGGCGCCGGCGTGCCGGGCGACGGCGGCGGCCATGATGCCGATCGGTCCGGCGCCGGTGATCAGTACGTCCTCGCCGACCAGCGGGAAGGACAGCGCGGTGTGCACGGCGTTGCCGAACGGGTCGAAGATCGCGGCGACGTCGAGGTCGACGGGGACCCGGTGCACCCAGACGTTGGACGCGGGCAGGGCGACGTACTCGGCGAACGCCCCGTCCCGGCCGACGCCGAGCCCGAGCGTGGAACGGCACAGGTGGCGGCGGCCGGCCAGGCAGTTGCGGCACTTGCCGCACACCAGGTGACCCTCGCCGCTGACCAGGTCGCCGACGTTGATGTCGACGACGTCGGCACCGGTCCGTGCGACCTCGCCGACGAACTCGTGGCCGAGGACGAGCGGGGTGCGTACGGCCTGCTGGGCCCAGCCGTCGTAGTTGCGGATGTGCAGGTCGGTGCCGCAGATACCGGTACGGAGGACCTTGATCAGTACGTCCGTGGGGCCGATCTCCGGCTCCGGCACGTCCATCAGCCAGAGTCCCGGCTCGGCCTTCTGCTTCACGAGTGCCTTCACGGCTGCGGCTCCCTGCGCTGGTGCGGCGTTGAGTACCCCGGGCCGGGGGCATGCCAGAAGAAGCCTGCGGCCCGGGGAGGATCGAGAGGGACGGGACAACATGGGCAGCGCGCGTCGATCGGCTGCCGCGCACCATCCTCGGCCGTCACGGAGAAATCTGCCGCACCCCGCGCCACAGGTCCATCGAGGTTTTCTTAAGCGCGCCCGAAGATCCGCTTCATGCCGTCGGGGCGGTTCCCCCGTCCGGCGCGTGGAGGGCCCGGCTCAGACCTTGGTGCAGGGCCCCAGGAAGCGGGCCCGTCCCCTTCGCGGCCGGGACCGCCGACGGGTCGCTGTACGCCTGGGCGAACACTCACCCCCCGGCGACCTCCCCGGCCTCCTGAGGAAGGCGGGCGCCAGGACGGGGCCGGTGGACACGCGGCTGCCGGTGAACCCGGCGCTCTGTGCCCGGACGCCGAGGTCACCGATCCTGGCGTCCATCCACCCCTTGGCGCCCTTGGCGGTCACGGCGACGTCGGCGGGCTCGGCGCGCGCGTTTTGGCCCGCGGGCACCTCGACGGAGCGGGTGAGGGTGGTGAGGACCCCGCTGCCCGGCTCCGCCTGCTGCCACACGCAGTCTGTGCCGAGCACCGGCCAGGTGTCCGGGCCGCTCTCGTACGGGCGTCGCGCGACGACCCCGGGACCGAAGTCGTCGGGGTCCGCGATGCCCCGTCCGATGAGGTCGAGGGCCGATTGCCGGGTGGCGGGGAGCCGGGCCGGGGCCGCGTCGATGACGGGCTTGCCCGTGGCGTCGGGCGTCCGGCTTACGGCGGCGGTGGCACGGGGGGCGGGCGGAGAGGCGCCCGGCTGGTCCTTCGCGGCGCCCCCACCGCACGCGGTCGCGAGCAGCAGCGGTGCCGCCGCCAGGACTCCGTACCCGCGCCATCCGAGCCATCCGCGCCGTCTGCGCATCGGACCGCCGCACGCCAGGATCGAACACCCCCGTATCCCCGAAGACGCGTCGATCCTATGAGTGCGGAAGGGGGCGGCCGGTTCCCGCAATATCCGTCGTCCCGTCAGAACCCTTCGGGTCGCGGGTCCTTGGCGAGCCGGGCGTGCAGGTGCTCGTCGTGGTACTCACCGTCGCCGAAGCGGTGGGAGTCTCGCAGGACGCCCTCGGGGAGGTAGCCGCAGCGGTCGGCCACCCGGCAGGACGCCGGGTTGCCGACGGCGTGGGCGATCTCGACGCGGCGGGCGTCGGCGGTGTCGAAGCCCCAGTCCGTCACCGCCGCGACCGCCCTGGTCACGAGACCCCGCCCACGGGCGGCGGGCGCCAGCCAGTATCCGACCATCGCCAGCCCGTCCTCGCGGTCGACCCAGCGCAGGGCGACGCCGCCGAGCACCGCGTCGTCGGCGGCGTCCCGTATGGCGAAGGCGGCGACCGTACCGCGTTCCCACCCGGCGTCCCGCGCCTCCACCCAGGCGCGGGCGGCGTCCCGGTCGGTCGTCGCTATCGGGTTCCACAGGGCAATCGCCGGATCCGCCACGGCGGCCACCAACGCGTCCAGCACGGTCTCCGAATCGGCGTCCGCCCGGCTCCAGGGGCGCAGTACGGCGTTCACCAAATCGAACTCGGTGCGGACGAAGGTCTTGCGGTCGGCGGGGGCGGGGCCCGGGGCAGGGGCGGAGAGAGTACTCATGGCCCCATTTCTACTGAAGCACCAGAACTCTGACCAGCGATTTTCCCGGCCCGTCGGTGCGCACGTCCCGGAGCGGCACCGCGCCGCACGCCGAGGTCGACACCGGTGTGCGGCGCGGCGGGCCTCACGGGGCCCATGCCGGACGGCGGTTCAGGAGAGGGCCAGCTCCGTGACGTCGCCCGCTTCCAGGACCCAGGTCGCGCTGAGCCCGCCCTCCTTCACCCGCGCGTCGCCGTCGCCCTTGAGGACGCCGATGCGGTTGCCGGACAGGGCGATCTGAATGGCGTGGGTGTACTCGTGGACCCAGGACGCGCCGAGGCCGCCCTCCTTCACGTACACGTCGCCGCTGTCCTTGAGGACGCCGATGCGGTTGCCCGACAGTTCCAGCTGGACGACGTCGTCGGCCTCGCGCACCCAGGAAGCGCTGAGGCTGCCTTCCTTCACCCAGACGACACCGTTGCCGACGAGGACGCCGATGCGGTTGCCCGCCAGGTCGATGCCGATGGCGTTGTCGGACTCCCGTACCCAACTGGCGCTTAGGCCGCCCTCCTTCACCCACGCGACACCGTCGCCGGTGACGACACCGATGCGGTTGCCGGAGAGTTCCAGTTCCTTGACCTTGTCGGACTCCTTGACCCAGGTCGCGCCGAGGCCGCCCTCCTTCACGTACGCCTCGCCGTTGTCCTTGAGGACGCCGATGCGTTTGCCGGACAGGGCGATCTGCTTGACGTCGGTGGCCTCCTTGACCCAGGTGGCGCTCAGCCCACCCTCCTTCACCCACGCGACGCCGTCACCGGTGAGGACACCGATGCGGTCGCCGGAGAGAGCGACCTGCTTGATGTTCCCGGACTCCTTGACCCAGGTGGCGCTGAGGCCGCCCTCCTTCACGTAGGCGTCGCCGTTGACACGCAGGGTGCCGATGCGGTTGCCGCCGTTGCCGGAGACGGTGCCGGGCACCGCCGCGCCGGCCGTGCTCGAACCTGCGAGACCGGCCAGCGCCAGAACAGCCGCTGCGGCAGAGAGAGTCTTGAGATTCAAAGGATTAACTCCTGTACACAGAGGGACCCTGGGGCCCAATGAGCTGTGCCCTCGGGGGATTGAGCAATCCGATGACGATCAACGACCGGGGGCCCGTAGGGTGCGTGTGCCATTGGGGTGAGGGAGGCGCATTGAACGGGGCCTGCCGCGCGCCGGGGCGCACGGGTCCGGCACGCTCCGGACGGAGGTCCCGGTGACCTTCCCGCGGGGTGCGTGCGGGGCGGCGCACCTTGATAGCGTCGCTCCCGCGATTGCGGACCGCTCCCCGCCGGGGTCGTCGCTGCGCCCCGGACGCCCTGCCCTCGACGGGCGGTCCGCGGAGCAGGCGTGCTGACGGTACGGGGACGTTCGCCGCAAGGACGAAGAGGGCCGACGCATGAGCCTCGCGCAGTTGCACTACACCTCTGCCACCGCGGGGGACGACGGGGGTGGCGCGCGGTTCACGGCGGTCGGCGCCGGCATACCCACGCCGGTGCTGGCGGAGGCCGAGCAGCTCCTCGGGTACGAACCGCCCGCCGGAGCCCCGTACCACCCCACCGCCGGCGAACTCCGTTCGTTCCCAGAGGCGTTCAGCTTCAGCGCCCTGTCCGACGGCAGCCATCTGCTGAGCCGCACCGTGGCGCTCGGTGGCCCCGGCGCCGGCGGTTTCCACGCGCACGCGGTGCATCTTCCGGCCGGTACCCGGCTGCCGGGCGACGCGCTGCCGATCACGGCCTGGCGGTCGCCGAGCTGGGCCTCCGCCGCACCGGGGGGCTCCACCCCCGGCCCCTTGGCCGCCCTGCCCGCCTCCGCCTCCTTCGGCCCCGAGGCGCTCAAGGACTTCGCGGTCTCCCGGAGCCCCTGGCTGGCGGCGGTCTTCGCCGACCTGCGCCGGGTGTGCGAGGAGCCGGCGTCGTCGCGGCTCGTTCTCGTGGAGCGGAGTTGCGCCGATGTGGCCCGTTGGATCGCCCTGGCCGGGTCCGTGCTGCCGCCGGAGACCGCCCAGCGGCTGACCTTCACGACGTACACCCGACGCCCGGCCGACTCCCCGCACCAGGTCATCGGGGTCCGGCCGGAGGACGCCCCCGCACCGGCCGGACCGGACGGCGGACTCCTGGTGCGCGACTGCACCGGGGCGCGCCCCGGGGAGACGGTGGGCGATGCCTGGGCGGAGAGCTGCGCCCGGATCTGGCGCAACCGGTCCCCGGAGCTGTTCCGGGTGGCGGCGGAGCTGCCCGGCGAGCCCTTCGCGGCCGGACCGCTCGCCGTGACGGCGCTCTGCGCGGGCGTACCGCTCGGTCCCGACGGACGTGCCGCGGCAGCGCATTGGGCGGCCGAGCGGCCGTACGCGCTGGACGAGGAGCGGACGCGACGGCTGACCGATGCGCTGACCGCCCCCGGCCTCGACCGCACGGATGACGAACTCAACGCCGTAGCAAGGCTGCTGACCGCTCTCGACGGACGGTCGGGCGCCGCCGTGACCGCGTCGCTCGGCGCTCTGCTGGTGACGGAGGCGGTACGTGGCGGCGGCGTCGCACTCGAACCGCCCGCGCGCTCGGTCTTCGCCGGACCGGCCGGGGAGCGCGCCGTCGCCGCACTCGTCACGGCTCTGGGCGACGACCTGCGTACCGAACTCACCACCGGTACGCCCCTCGCGGCCCCCGCGACCGTTGTTCCCGGACGGACCGTGGGGCGCGCGGTGCAGTTGCTGCGCATCGCGCGGCTGCTCGATGTGGACTGCGCCGAGCTGCTCCCCGATGTGGTGGGCCGGATGGCCCGGTCACTGCTGGACGAAGGGGCCGCCGACTGCGCCGCGGTGCTGCTCGACCTCCTGGACGAACAGTTCGACGTCCGTACGGCGCTGCTCGGTGAGCTGGACCGGATCGCCCCACAGGACGCGGCGGCGACGGAGCGGCTGCTGGCCGGGGTCGCGCTGCCGTTCACCGGGGCGCAGGCGCTGCCGCATCTGCGGATGTGCGCGGCGGCGCCGGAGGCCAGGGCGAGCGGCGGCGACGACCGGGTGAAGGTGCTGAACGCGGTGCTGCGTGCCGGTGGAATGTCACCTTTCACCGAGCCACTGGTGCTGCGGACGGCGGTGGGTCTGGTCTGGGGCAACGACGTCCCCACGGCGG
Coding sequences within it:
- a CDS encoding peptidase S1 gives rise to the protein MNLKTLSAAAAVLALAGLAGSSTAGAAVPGTVSGNGGNRIGTLRVNGDAYVKEGGLSATWVKESGNIKQVALSGDRIGVLTGDGVAWVKEGGLSATWVKEATDVKQIALSGKRIGVLKDNGEAYVKEGGLGATWVKESDKVKELELSGNRIGVVTGDGVAWVKEGGLSASWVRESDNAIGIDLAGNRIGVLVGNGVVWVKEGSLSASWVREADDVVQLELSGNRIGVLKDSGDVYVKEGGLGASWVHEYTHAIQIALSGNRIGVLKGDGDARVKEGGLSATWVLEAGDVTELALS
- a CDS encoding LysR family transcriptional regulator, whose amino-acid sequence is MIDSRRLRILRAVADHRTVTAAAAALYLTPSAVSQQLAALEQETGHRLVERGARGARLTPAGEILLTHTNAVLAQLERAEAELAAYSSGDAGTVTVAAFATGIGLVLAPAIAALTRTAPGIRVRVQDAEGDASVPMVLDRQVDVAVAVEYRGAPDEDDRRLTRVPLYSEPFDAVLPVGHPLAGRDQVAIADLEKDAWIGPYPGNPCHDVVVLSCEFAGFQPRMEHSSDDFRAVVALAGAGAGVALVPRSALLGMELTGVVVRPVEGSAPTRRVFAAVRHGAEGHPLIAPVLDALAAAAAREGALPLPASP
- a CDS encoding GNAT family N-acetyltransferase, producing the protein MSTLSAPAPGPAPADRKTFVRTEFDLVNAVLRPWSRADADSETVLDALVAAVADPAIALWNPIATTDRDAARAWVEARDAGWERGTVAAFAIRDAADDAVLGGVALRWVDREDGLAMVGYWLAPAARGRGLVTRAVAAVTDWGFDTADARRVEIAHAVGNPASCRVADRCGYLPEGVLRDSHRFGDGEYHDEHLHARLAKDPRPEGF
- a CDS encoding glycine C-acetyltransferase; this encodes MFDSVRDDMRTTLEEIEAAGLHKPERVIGTPQSASVAVTAGGRPGEVLNFCANNYLGLADHPDVIAAAHQALDRWGYGMASVRFICGTQEVHKELEQRLSTFLGQEDTILYSSCFDANGGVFETVLGPEDAVISDALNHASIIDGIRLSKAKRFRYANRDMADLEKQLKEASGARRRLVVTDGVFSMDGYVAPLREICDLAERYDAMVMVDDSHAVGFVGPGGRGTPELHDVMDRVDIITGTLGKALGGASGGYVAARAEIVALLRQRSRPYLFSNSLAPVIAAASLKVLDLLEAAGDLREQLNANTALFRTRMTEEGFDILPGDHAIAPVMIGDAAKAGRMAELLLERGVYVIGFSYPVVPQGAARIRVQLSAAHSTQDVNRAVDAFVDARAALGE
- a CDS encoding FtsX-like permease family protein is translated as MSRKSGSASEGGSGSGSANKGGREGVARPGSDVRAGVRRASAFLARRSLKAHRRAWGAVFTATTAAAALIGAFALVVGSLLLAQPPVARYAGADAVVAADQRVAYTAKPWGSEPQTATAYLPERVRLDRSLVAEAAAAHGVAKAVADDSVPVTVGGEGGATAGAGRSWAAAALTPYRLAEGRAPRIATEVVLDGSVAAATGSRVGGHVTLQADGAPRRYTVSGVAGTGHRGGSPAVFLTERHLTALAGHPGTVDAIGVLAEEGVSTDALRASLEKALPDRARGDRDVRVLTGQERGQAEHPDALGARGELLPLLASITGTVFMVALLVIATTISQAVHQRAGELALLRAVGATPRQLRSAVGREVSRVAGAAAVLGGVAAVPLGLLMRSLLTTDPLPLPVPVWLPFAASAAAAVLVALAARPVAVLAARGVTGLRPAAALGAARAPEPGEPGRVRTAAGAVLAMGGVSAAGAATAQGGQAAAVAASGAATSLIIAVALLGPWIARVATRVLGTPVRRAGGVSGFLAARSAAAHHRRLGAAITPIVLVVAFVCVQLAAGSTLERAADRQAAAALRADLVVTGPAAGLPAGTARAVREAPGVKAATGVLRSGVVLAHREMGDPKLDRFPVLGVTADQLSGTLDPRVTAGDPADLTGRGTVAVGEDRASDLGVGIGDSVELRLGDGTEVRLRVVALYERALGLGEFMLPREALAGHVSVPRDQRILVRSADGGAAPAVRRALAAYPGVRVRPATADDVRIAPPSSDRDNAMVIIGVGVIGGFALLAVVSTLSLITVGRRPEFRLLRTVGAGRRQVRRMLVLETGLVAVAGLAIGTLVAAVPLLAFALSVTGSVPYLPPARYGMLALAVTVAAGAGALGPGWSGGGRSVLGRRA
- the tdh gene encoding L-threonine 3-dehydrogenase yields the protein MKALVKQKAEPGLWLMDVPEPEIGPTDVLIKVLRTGICGTDLHIRNYDGWAQQAVRTPLVLGHEFVGEVARTGADVVDINVGDLVSGEGHLVCGKCRNCLAGRRHLCRSTLGLGVGRDGAFAEYVALPASNVWVHRVPVDLDVAAIFDPFGNAVHTALSFPLVGEDVLITGAGPIGIMAAAVARHAGARHVVITDVSEPRLELARKIGVSLALNVSEETIFEGQKRLGLREGFDVGLEMSGRPEAMRHMIENMTHGGRIAMLGLPSEEFAVDWSRIVTSMITIKGIYGREMYETWYAMSVLLEGGLDLAPVITGRYGYRDFEAAFDDAASGRGGKVILDWTS
- a CDS encoding GTPase-associated protein 1-related protein, with amino-acid sequence MSLAQLHYTSATAGDDGGGARFTAVGAGIPTPVLAEAEQLLGYEPPAGAPYHPTAGELRSFPEAFSFSALSDGSHLLSRTVALGGPGAGGFHAHAVHLPAGTRLPGDALPITAWRSPSWASAAPGGSTPGPLAALPASASFGPEALKDFAVSRSPWLAAVFADLRRVCEEPASSRLVLVERSCADVARWIALAGSVLPPETAQRLTFTTYTRRPADSPHQVIGVRPEDAPAPAGPDGGLLVRDCTGARPGETVGDAWAESCARIWRNRSPELFRVAAELPGEPFAAGPLAVTALCAGVPLGPDGRAAAAHWAAERPYALDEERTRRLTDALTAPGLDRTDDELNAVARLLTALDGRSGAAVTASLGALLVTEAVRGGGVALEPPARSVFAGPAGERAVAALVTALGDDLRTELTTGTPLAAPATVVPGRTVGRAVQLLRIARLLDVDCAELLPDVVGRMARSLLDEGAADCAAVLLDLLDEQFDVRTALLGELDRIAPQDAAATERLLAGVALPFTGAQALPHLRMCAAAPEARASGGDDRVKVLNAVLRAGGMSPFTEPLVLRTAVGLVWGNDVPTAGEARLLLAGSTSDAHRTAGTWSVLVAAALGAPADDAEAPELAHDLLRGFPQEIDARARGALHLLEFARDVRSGAAEPGWAEQARKLCAGAEPVEAGVREQAFGALAGRLLAPDRPEAELYAFVHSDAPDLIAAYGTAARQEAVLARLRSDPAYVADCFTVWSSHPHAGRAWSGTREALLAEVLRPVVRGLSAGEVAAVEEAAERVGSSRTAEAFRAWNRPDGLRKRLGNRLAARVRRS